One part of the Arthrobacter sp. EM1 genome encodes these proteins:
- a CDS encoding alpha-E domain-containing protein codes for MLSRIAESLFWIGRYVERADGTARILDVHLERLNHLPMEEQRSVAQELLAVMGARAQSEDFGLPELLNALAYDKQSATSIAGSLGAARENARRARETVSSGLWESLNTTYYGLNQHRKDVVGTYRFCNWVLERTAMVSGLADTTVSHDESWQFLVLGRSLERADMTARMLSTRDVLSAGMSWVNMLRCAGAYESFLRTRRAAFGDQHAAEFLLLDRLFPRSIVYALRDADECLAMLDPSAQRVGFINDARRIVGQARTFLEFHRTDDLMSELPEHMERVQKAVSQASDAISRKYFNQADELAWVGEVS; via the coding sequence ATGCTTAGCCGTATCGCCGAGTCACTGTTTTGGATCGGCCGCTATGTGGAACGGGCCGACGGAACCGCGCGGATCCTGGACGTCCACCTGGAGCGCCTGAATCACCTGCCGATGGAGGAACAGCGCAGCGTCGCGCAGGAGCTCCTTGCCGTGATGGGCGCCCGGGCACAGAGTGAGGACTTCGGCCTCCCCGAACTGCTCAACGCCCTCGCGTACGACAAACAAAGTGCCACGTCGATTGCCGGTTCACTCGGTGCGGCGCGGGAAAACGCCCGTCGGGCCCGGGAAACGGTGTCCTCAGGCCTCTGGGAAAGCCTCAACACGACCTACTACGGGCTCAACCAGCACCGCAAGGACGTTGTGGGCACCTACCGCTTTTGCAACTGGGTGCTGGAGCGGACCGCCATGGTCAGCGGACTCGCGGACACCACGGTCAGCCACGACGAGAGCTGGCAGTTCCTGGTCCTGGGCCGCTCGCTGGAACGCGCGGACATGACAGCGCGGATGCTCTCCACCCGGGACGTCCTTTCGGCCGGCATGTCCTGGGTGAACATGCTCCGCTGCGCCGGTGCCTACGAATCCTTCCTGCGGACCCGCCGGGCGGCTTTCGGCGATCAGCATGCCGCCGAGTTCCTGCTCTTGGACCGGCTGTTCCCCCGGTCCATCGTCTATGCGCTGCGGGACGCGGATGAGTGCCTCGCCATGCTGGACCCTTCGGCCCAGCGCGTTGGCTTTATCAACGACGCCCGCCGGATCGTGGGGCAGGCCCGGACGTTCCTGGAGTTCCACCGGACCGACGACCTGATGTCCGAACTTCCGGAGCACATGGAGCGCGTCCAGAAGGCCGTCTCGCAGGCCTCGGACGCCATTTCCCGTAAGTACTTCAATCAGGCAGACGAACTGGCCTGGGTGGGAGAAGTTTCATGA
- a CDS encoding transglutaminase family protein has protein sequence MTRLSIIHKTAYKYNKRVTLSYNEARMTPLTDPQQVVLESSLKVSPSQAALSSYRDYWGTRVTAFDMQMPHEHLEVLSTTTVEVHRAERVPAEADIVGWEVLGAAEALNKFSDWIPQSQLTGPGAEVLGIIPGVVGDRNPHEAAMAVFGWMRGEMTYMKGTTGVTTNAEEAWGQRQGVCQDLAHLAIGALRSRGIPARYVSGYLHPRSTAELGEPVAGQSHAWLEWWDGEWRSWDPTNHKPAGDLHVTVARGRDYRDVAPLKGILSGGGGSALNVSVEITRLA, from the coding sequence ATGACCCGGCTGAGCATCATCCACAAGACCGCGTACAAGTACAACAAGCGCGTTACGCTCTCGTACAACGAAGCCCGCATGACCCCGCTGACGGACCCCCAACAGGTGGTGCTGGAGTCCTCGCTGAAGGTTTCACCGTCACAGGCGGCCCTGAGCAGTTACCGCGACTACTGGGGCACCCGGGTGACCGCCTTTGACATGCAGATGCCGCACGAGCACCTGGAGGTCCTGTCCACCACAACCGTGGAGGTACACCGGGCGGAGCGGGTCCCGGCGGAGGCGGACATTGTGGGCTGGGAGGTTCTTGGCGCCGCGGAAGCGCTCAACAAGTTCAGCGACTGGATTCCGCAGTCCCAGCTCACCGGCCCGGGCGCCGAAGTGCTCGGGATCATCCCCGGCGTGGTGGGGGACCGCAATCCGCACGAGGCGGCGATGGCTGTCTTTGGCTGGATGCGCGGGGAAATGACCTACATGAAGGGCACCACCGGAGTCACCACAAACGCCGAGGAAGCCTGGGGCCAGCGCCAGGGCGTCTGCCAGGACCTGGCGCACCTTGCCATCGGCGCGCTGCGCAGCCGGGGGATCCCTGCCCGCTACGTGTCCGGTTACCTCCACCCGCGCTCGACGGCGGAACTCGGCGAGCCGGTGGCCGGGCAGTCGCACGCTTGGCTGGAGTGGTGGGACGGTGAATGGCGCAGTTGGGACCCCACCAACCACAAACCGGCGGGCGACCTCCATGTCACAGTGGCGAGGGGCCGTGACTACCGCGATGTGGCACCGCTTAAGGGCATCCTGTCCGGCGGCGGAGGCTCAGCACTCAATGTCAGCGTCGAAATCACCCGGCTGGCCTGA
- a CDS encoding circularly permuted type 2 ATP-grasp protein, which yields MSDLFLDYSVAAERTGAYDEMFTPGQQPRQSYGQVAGALRELSLADVTARADSMARTFLDRGVTFDFAGEERPFPLDIVPRVIPADEWTVLEKGVAQRVRALEAFLNDVYDKMTVVADGVIPRQLVTTSAHFHRQVHGFEPAGGVRVHVSGIDVVRDAAGTFRVLEDNVRVPSGVSYVLENRRAMAKGLPEAFGQQLIRPVEEYPRRLLSALRKTAPSGVDDPTVVVLTPGVFNSAYFEHTLLAGLMGVELVEGRDLICRGNRVYMRTTAGEQRVDVIYKRIDDEFLDPLQFRADSMLGCPGLVNAARAGGVTIANAVGNGVADDKLVYSYVPDLIRYYLSEEPVIANVDTFRLEEKAAREEVLDRLAELVVKPVDGSGGKGLVIGPDASREELEALRKRVIADPRGWIAQPVLQLSTVPTLSGDKFGPRHVDLRPFAVNDGDDVWVLPGGLTRVALKEGSLIVNSSQGGGSKDTWVLADSPAVPVETLPRPAIEVRERVSVWPVESNWRDSQKEQQQ from the coding sequence ATGTCTGACCTATTCCTGGATTACTCGGTGGCCGCCGAACGCACCGGCGCCTACGACGAGATGTTTACCCCCGGGCAACAGCCCCGGCAGTCGTACGGGCAGGTTGCCGGCGCCCTGCGGGAACTTTCGCTGGCCGATGTCACTGCCCGGGCAGATTCCATGGCGCGGACCTTCCTGGACCGCGGTGTTACGTTCGACTTTGCGGGGGAGGAACGGCCCTTTCCGCTGGACATCGTGCCGCGGGTGATCCCGGCCGATGAGTGGACCGTGCTGGAGAAGGGTGTGGCGCAGCGCGTCCGGGCCCTCGAAGCGTTCCTCAACGACGTCTACGACAAGATGACGGTAGTGGCCGACGGCGTCATCCCGCGCCAGCTCGTCACAACCAGCGCACACTTCCACCGCCAGGTGCACGGCTTTGAACCGGCCGGCGGTGTCCGTGTCCATGTCTCCGGCATCGACGTGGTCCGCGACGCCGCAGGAACTTTCCGGGTCCTGGAGGACAACGTCCGCGTCCCCTCGGGGGTCAGCTACGTCCTGGAGAACCGCCGCGCCATGGCCAAAGGCCTGCCGGAGGCCTTTGGCCAGCAGCTCATCCGGCCGGTCGAGGAGTACCCGCGGCGGCTGCTCTCCGCCCTGCGCAAGACGGCACCGTCCGGCGTCGACGACCCCACAGTCGTCGTCCTGACCCCCGGCGTCTTCAACAGCGCCTACTTCGAACACACCCTGCTCGCCGGCCTGATGGGCGTCGAACTCGTCGAAGGCCGGGACCTGATCTGCCGCGGCAACCGCGTCTACATGCGCACTACCGCCGGCGAGCAGCGCGTGGACGTGATCTACAAGCGCATCGATGACGAGTTCCTGGACCCGCTGCAGTTCCGCGCCGACTCGATGCTCGGCTGTCCGGGCCTGGTCAACGCCGCACGGGCCGGCGGCGTGACAATTGCCAACGCCGTGGGTAACGGCGTCGCCGACGACAAGCTGGTCTACAGCTACGTCCCGGACCTGATCCGCTATTACCTCAGCGAAGAACCCGTGATCGCCAATGTGGACACCTTCCGGCTGGAGGAGAAAGCGGCCCGCGAGGAGGTCCTTGACCGGCTGGCCGAACTCGTAGTCAAGCCCGTGGACGGCTCCGGCGGCAAGGGACTGGTGATCGGTCCGGATGCTTCCCGGGAGGAACTTGAGGCCCTGCGCAAACGCGTTATCGCGGACCCCAGGGGATGGATCGCGCAGCCGGTCCTGCAGTTGTCCACCGTTCCCACGCTCAGCGGCGACAAGTTCGGCCCGCGGCACGTGGACCTCCGTCCCTTCGCCGTCAACGACGGCGACGACGTCTGGGTGCTGCCCGGCGGCCTGACCCGGGTGGCACTGAAGGAGGGCTCCCTGATTGTGAACTCCAGCCAGGGCGGCGGTTCCAAGGACACCTGGGTGCTGGCGGATTCCCCCGCAGTGCCGGTGGAGACCCTCCCGCGTCCGGCCATCGAGGTCCGCGAGCGGGTCTCGGTCTGGCCGGTAGAGAGCAACTGGCGCGACAGCCAGAAGGAGCAGCAGCAATGA
- a CDS encoding pyridoxamine 5'-phosphate oxidase family protein, with amino-acid sequence MSTDPKPEKTQQAHEVENLDHHECWRLLRGVTVGRLAVWVDGHPDIFPINYKVDHGTLVFRTADGTKLQAATGDTPVAVEADGVDADSGIAWSVVIKGQAAPVQNVEEVLDTVGLLLFPWQAGKKEHFVRITPDSVTGRRFKVVPPLTWWTPLDDATRSGLE; translated from the coding sequence ATGAGTACTGACCCGAAGCCGGAAAAAACACAGCAGGCACACGAAGTTGAGAACCTGGACCACCACGAATGCTGGCGGCTGCTACGCGGCGTGACCGTTGGCAGGCTGGCCGTCTGGGTGGATGGCCATCCCGACATATTCCCGATTAATTACAAGGTGGACCACGGTACCCTGGTCTTCCGCACGGCTGACGGCACCAAGCTGCAGGCTGCCACCGGCGACACACCGGTGGCGGTGGAGGCAGATGGGGTGGACGCCGACAGCGGCATCGCGTGGAGCGTGGTGATCAAGGGCCAGGCGGCCCCGGTGCAGAACGTGGAGGAGGTTCTGGACACCGTGGGGCTGCTCCTGTTCCCCTGGCAAGCGGGCAAAAAGGAACACTTTGTCCGGATCACCCCTGACTCGGTGACCGGACGCCGGTTTAAAGTGGTTCCGCCCCTGACCTGGTGGACACCACTGGATGACGCCACCCGCTCCGGACTCGAATAG